TATAAGATCATCTACTCTTTTATATTCTACAAGTCTTGCTACACATGCGATTGTTGGCTTGGTGTATGGTTCTGATTCTACTTTTGGAAAGTCTACAATATTGTGCACGGTTTTTATTGTTTCTGATGGTGCATATGGTAGTAGGTTTTCTCGTGTATAATCAGATACTGGTAGTAGTAGGTCAATGTCTTGTCTTAGGAAGTATCGCTCCATTATTTCTCCAAATAATCCTGTTATTCCTATTGTACTTATCCATCTACCAATCCAAACATCATGGTATCTTGCAGCAAGAGGTATATTTAGTTTTCTAGCTATTTTTAGTGCAACAGGGTATGTTATAAAATTATATCCAATAACTAGGTCTGTGTCTTTTAATGTTTTTCCTATATTATAAGCATCTTTCATAAATTTTAGTCTTTTTGTTAGAGATCCTTTCTGGGTGTATCCTCGTTTGTCACCACAGCAAATTACATGAATATCATCAAGATAGAATGATTCTGTGTTGTTTTCATCATTTGATGTGAGTACTGTTATTTTATTATATTTTGATAATTGTTGGGCTTCATTAAATGCACATACTTCTACACCACCCTTGATTTCTAAGTTATTACTGTGTGGAAAGTACTCTGTTACAATACATATATTCATTTTTATAATCTCCATTATTTAGAAAAAGAATTTTTTTTTAAAAGAAAAAATGGGGTTGAGTTAGGTTTTTATTGATTTTCTTTTTTCATAAAGAAGTTTAATTGATCTTTAATTATGTCAGATACGCTGTACTCAGTTTTAGCACCAAGTTTTTGTATTTTTTCAGTGTTTGAAAAGAGTATTGGTACTTCTGCAGGTCTGAATCTTGCTGGATTAAATTCAACTTTAACATCTTTATCTTCTGTTTTAACAAGAATACCTTTGTCTTCTATTGTATATTCTATTTCATCATCAAGTATCATTGAATCTACTTTTGTTTTATCAAATGCTACTCCATAGTACTTATCATTATTCATTTCTGTAGGATTTTGTATTACTTTATCTCCATTTAATGTACTTATTGATTTAATATTTTGTCCTGCTTGTTCTATACTAAGAAGAATGTAACTTAGTATGGAGTTTGTTCTCATAGAACCTTGATTATATACTTCTCCTGCTTGACCTTTTTGTGCAAGTAATAAGTATCCATTAATAATATC
The sequence above is drawn from the Methanosphaera sp. WGK6 genome and encodes:
- a CDS encoding glycosyltransferase family 4 protein codes for the protein MNICIVTEYFPHSNNLEIKGGVEVCAFNEAQQLSKYNKITVLTSNDENNTESFYLDDIHVICCGDKRGYTQKGSLTKRLKFMKDAYNIGKTLKDTDLVIGYNFITYPVALKIARKLNIPLAARYHDVWIGRWISTIGITGLFGEIMERYFLRQDIDLLLPVSDYTRENLLPYAPSETIKTVHNIVDFPKVESEPYTKPTIACVARLVEYKRVDDLIKAVNIIKNEIPDIQCKIIGTGPQESELKQLTHDLNLEDNIEFLGFVEKHDDVMKVVNSSKVFCLPSIIEGFGIVIIEAISLKTPFVAAEIPPVVEASGRKGGLFYEPKNYEELSQCLLKILNDKQLYTKLQEEGYIQSKNYSKEAIGLKLNKIFNELKIRKK